A stretch of Endozoicomonas sp. SCSIO W0465 DNA encodes these proteins:
- a CDS encoding FxsA family protein — protein MGPLMRFLFLLFILLPILEMVVLIKVGSIIGAWNAVALVILSIFIGIEVIRRQGFRTMLSARQKMAAGETPAMEMLEHLALGLGGLLMLIPGFITDFMGIFLLIPPVRRLLIRRWLATCGVRVESANIYEAEYRREADDRKRSQIRQTLDGEFTREQDDHSSHR, from the coding sequence ATGGGGCCTCTTATGCGCTTCCTCTTTCTACTATTTATTCTATTGCCCATTCTGGAAATGGTGGTGCTGATCAAAGTGGGCAGTATCATCGGAGCCTGGAATGCAGTTGCCCTGGTTATTCTGTCGATATTTATTGGCATTGAAGTGATTCGCCGTCAGGGCTTCAGAACAATGTTAAGTGCCCGCCAGAAAATGGCTGCCGGCGAAACACCGGCCATGGAAATGCTTGAGCATTTGGCCCTTGGCCTGGGTGGCTTGTTAATGCTGATTCCGGGCTTTATCACCGACTTTATGGGGATCTTCCTGTTGATCCCGCCGGTTCGCAGGTTATTAATTCGGCGATGGCTGGCAACCTGTGGTGTTCGTGTTGAGTCCGCTAACATTTATGAGGCTGAGTATCGCAGGGAAGCCGATGATCGGAAGCGCTCTCAGATCCGCCAGACTCTGGATGGTGAGTTTACCAGGGAACAAGATGATCACTCATCGCACCGGTGA